The following DNA comes from Capsicum annuum cultivar UCD-10X-F1 chromosome 7, UCD10Xv1.1, whole genome shotgun sequence.
AGAGTCATTATGTGGAAGTAAATGCATGGTTTATTACAGATGCTAAACAGTTAGGTGGGCCGAAACTGTCAGTCATTTACACTTCCAGATAATCTCTGTTCATTTGTTCTCTTGTAATGTTTAGTATTGAATTTCGAAGCAAGATAATAGAGGACATCAGTTTACTTATGGGTTGCTCTTTTCTGCAGCATGCCATTCTTGGCTCTGAATCTGAAATCATTAAGCTGTCATGTTTGGCTGCAGATAAATCAAAGGTGAGGATTGTTCTCAGCTTTTTCCCTGAATAGGTAGAAATGAAGTGTTCCTACATATTTTAGCCAGATTAATCTTTTCTCCTCTTTGAAGTTGTTTAAGATGTGTCGAGTATAGACAGTTCCTTTTTCCAGACCTTTTAAATGACCACAACTATTGAATGCTATCAAATTTATTGATAACAGATGTCGTGGTATGCCTCTGATCATTTGCGGACTTTAATGCGGTTGCAAAATGGGTTACTACTTGAAGAGAAGTTTGCGTATGGAAGTTTGAAGTTGTAAGTCCTTTCATCTTCATTTTCCGAATTGATTTTCATAGAGGTTTCAGTTGTAAATGTCTTCCGTGTCTCTCCCTCTCTGATTGCAGATTCAGAATTTCAAAGATTTGGGACAAGTAAGCCATATTCTAAAGCTTCTTCTGTCATACGCCATGAACTTAATATGGTGagtttaaatttctattttttctcctCCACTTAGTTGAGCTTTCCTTGGTAGGAAAAGAAAGGAAATTTATTTCTCTCAAACTTTGTTTCTTTATAGTAATTCTCCCTAACGCCTGGGATTTTTGTAAATTTTCTTGGTAAGGTAGCACTTTGCTATCTTGATTTGTGAAGCTTTTATACATTGGAGCAAGGCAATGCACAAGTTTCAGTTACAAATGATTTCCACATCAGGAGAAGGAGATAGCAGCAAATGAGTGAAACACTGTTAAAGGGACAGGTGTAATTTTCGGTTCCTTTTATGTTGCATATCTTTTGCAAGGCAGTGACTTAGTGTCTTTTGCATGTCTTTTAAACGCTTAGTATTACTTGTTGGAACATTAAGAGATAAAAACAGTAAACAGATTTCTATCTTCTTTGGCTAATTGCATCACTCTAAACTTGATGCAATATCCCTGTCTCTTTCAATTACCTTTTGTTTTTGTGATGCTCTGTGTAGCTCTCGAACTTTTGGGCATTCTCTGCTAAGTGTACAAAAACACCTATCGTTGGCTCTTTATATGCCCCACATTTTAGGGTTTCCTGTTGTTTTGAAGTGGAAGTGGACTGCAAACTGTTAAACAAAGGCCAAAACTTTAGTTAATTAGCTAATATTTCCATGTATGTTTTCTTTGTTCTGTTGTCCAAAACTTTAGTTAATTAGCTAATATTTCCATGTATGTTTTCTTTGTTCTGTTGTACTTTCATGATGCTTTACCTCTTACACTGCCTTTTTCTATATATGGTCCACATAGTGTCAAGCTGAATAGGCTTCCGAAGTCCTTAAACTCTTCCTCTCGTTGTCAATATAAATCGTGGATCTTAGGTTCAACTATTCAGTGTTTGTGATTCTATTCCTGCTATTGCCCTCTGCTCATCTTTGGGTTTAGTTAACCTTGAGTGGCTTTTCTTTTAATATGCTTGGACTAGATTCTTAGTATAAATGATCCGTGTTTGGTTCACAAGATGAGATCGCATGAGGAGACATAAGAACAACTTATCTCCTTGTCCTTTCTTTAGCGGTGAAATGAGGAGAAATCAAGCTGATGCACCATCTCATATGGTCTTTGGATGCAGAATGATCGCTACGATGAGTCATTGCTAAGACCACTTTTTATTTATCATTGGAGGGGATTATTGGTATTAATCATAGAGAAATTGCGAGGATGAATTAGCAGAGATGCCTCATCCTATCAGGCACAAATCATAGATGCACTTTGAGATGACAATTCAGGAGCTAAAAACCTTGCGCTCTCTTTTAGGTACCCTCTGTTAAAATGAGTGCCGTTcctttttagttaaattaatatgCCGCTTATCATGCTTTTGTCATTTCTAACAGCACTCTTCTGAAGCCAAGGGAAACAGAAGATCTGTCAATTGAGCAGAAGTTAAACAAACGAAGAAAGACGCTAGACTGATATCAACAGGTCGATCACCAGCAAGACCAAGAGGTGAACTTCACTATTCGAAAACCTCAAGTTGCTTAGAAGGTTGGGTCAACCAAACTTAAGTTGCTAGACTGctgtcttactttttttttttttccaaaaagaatCATTATCtctcttttaatatatatattaaagttcTATGATAGGGTTCTTATTAGTTTCCTGGTAGCCTTGGTGCCATTGCTTTTCAATGCAAAAGTACGTCACAAATATACTGCTTAATTGATTCCCTGGTTTAGCCTGTTACTTTTAGATGAAAAAAGGTTCATTCTCCCCTAGCGCTGAGTCTGTGACGACGCACAATAAGTTGTGCTTCTTTATGACCATGTTCTTTATATAAATTatgcatatcatatatatatatatatatatgaattgttGTGGAAGGTGCATCAAGTTGGCTGTGTTGAAAAAACATGGAAGCCAAATGATTTCCGAACATTGTATATCGATGAAAATGTTATATGGTAACCAAGAactagaaaatgaccaaaaccaTGAGAAATGACTTTCatccataccaaacacacccttgaAACATTTCCTTTGGCATGGCTAATGTAGTACTGTTACATGTATCACGCCATGAACAttgaaatttgtgtgtgtattttGTTAAGGCAAATTAAGTCGGAAGAACCACGGGAGAGTAAAGGCGATGACAAAGCAAGCAAGCAGGAAATTACAGCAGGATTGTTGACATCTCCATCTACAATCATTGTGTGTTGAAGAGGAATTGGTTATATATGATGAACTTCTTCTGGCTTCTACTGCCCTTTGGTTCCATTCTATCACCATCATTCTGCTAGGCCTCTCCTCTAATACTCTTGTTTCCACATTTTTTGCTGTCTTCCCACATATTTCACATGATCTGTAAAATCACATAACAATGCTCTCTTACATAAATAAAACTCAAGGAGATTATAGATCTTATTCGTATTTAATTAGTACTGTAAGATCTCCCCACTTGTGGAgtacactgaatttgttgttgtttttggtggtggtggtgaaatTGGGACTAGCTTTCTCACCTTCTGGACTAATTTTCGTGTTACCTCCCACCAATACAGACCTATAGAGTAATTTCATCCATCAAGACTTGGGTCTTGGacgatgagaagaaatcacctaatatttttattttcactaaaatttgaATCTGAGACGTCATAGTTCTCAGCCTACTTCAATAACTACTTGGCTATGCCCTTGGATGCGAATTGCGAGGACCTACTTTTAGATTCAAGGACAAATATGGATAAGATAGGTAGTTTAAACACAAATTTGCTTAACAGGAGATGGAATATCACTCAAACCAAAAATAGGGAAAATGTTTCAAGTTATCCTTATTGTTTGTCCGTTTAAAGTTGGGGTCAATCATGCCCTCACTGTTACAAAATTTACTTGTTTTGCCGCTATCGAAAATAAGGACAAATGTGCATCTAACTTTTCTAACAACGACGGCATTGATTGAACCCAACTTTAAATGGAGGCCAAAATTAAACCATTTTACAAACCTCAAAGACAACATGGACTATTTCCTACTCACATCTCATATAAGGCAAGTTATCAACTACAAAGATGCTAAGATACACCGCACTGATAGTATAAAAAACTCTATACTATCATACTATCAGTGTACGTAAGTTAAATTGTATAAGAACGAGAGGATGATAGAATGGTATACCTATTGCCTCTCTGATTGAACCAAGCCTCAGCACAATGACGATGACAAACACCAAGCTCACCTTTACAATCACAACCAAGCTGCAAAATCTCCATAGACTCATCATTCAAATGACATATTCGACACACTTTTTCTGTTCCTTGGTTTTCATCAATATCTACTACAACTTCTTCATCACTTCTCTCTATTTTTTCGCGACATTTAGTACCTTTATCATCAGTCTCCTTAACTTCTTCGTGTGTTATTTGATCAGCTTCTTTAATTTCGGGATTATTTGAACTGTTTGAAAGCTCCTTTGTTTTCGAGTTTCCACTGGTTGCTTCCAAATCCTGCATAATTTGTTTAACACCCTCTTAGGATTAAGGGTATTGTTAAGTGTAAAACTCGAATTTTGAAGGACATAAAGGTAGGAAAATAGACATATATGgaagaaggaataaaagaaatGAATGGAAAAAGCATATCTTCTTTACAAAATGACTTGAACATTCTTTGCTTCGAGTCATTCTTTAGTATGCAAGAAGCTTTTACTACAACGGAATTTGTATATGTAATAGTCCGTTTGGCCAAACTTTTACCATCGACATCGGTTTAATTAAtctgaaaaagtaaaaataaaaattgtcggAGCATAAGTACTTTCAAAGAGTAATTTATGTTTCgctaattaattttaaaatatactttTGTTTATGTTAATGTAGCAATTTGTGCATGGCCAAAGCTTCTTGAGAAatgttatttttttcaacttctcgaaaagaatttcttaaaaatatagcCAAAGTCCAAACAGCTCAATTCTTTCAAATAAACATTTTTAGCTCATACTAATAGAATGTTGAATAAATTGATGCATTTGCGGAAAAGTGATTGAAAAAGAATACTAGTATGATATGTGAAAAAACGTAAGTAAAATTAACAAATAAGTAACCATTTTTCAAATTTTCGAGTTTCATTAGTGAAagtatttttaaagataaaattgaaaAGTGGCAACTGAATTTTATTTCTAAGAGAATGTGAGTATACTTTGAGCGGAAGAAATTTAGAAGTTCATTTTAAAGATTACTTTAATTTGTATTTCTTTAGAAAAACGTGgtagaaataaatattaattagaaTTTACAACTAAgataccaaaaccaatttcaattcacatgtgAAATAAGTAACATATGATTCTTCTACAGTCCACTTATCTAGTGTCTCAAATTTTAGAATTAGTTTCCGCTAAGCTTATATTATAAGATGCTAAGTTAACTTACTGTTTTCGTATATCAAAATATTTGTATTAACTAAGCAATTAAGACCGTCTTACATATAACACTGATACAAGAACTTCATTTATTCCGTTAAAGAGTCTCCTATAGGAAAAAGGAGGAGCAATTGGTTTCCTTGCATGAATTTGAGTAATCCCCCGCTCATGACTCACGAGCTAGCGTTTAGAGTAGGTTATGTATAAGATTCATTTCTTTACATGCTATCATAGTCAAACCCATTCCAATTATTTTAACGATATTGAGCCCTCATACTATATAGTCCACACTCTAGTTAATGGCGCGCGAGAGAGTGTTAAGAGTCTTGCGTTGAAAATGGGGAGGAACAATTGATCTCCTTATATGAACTTAAACAATCCTCACTTCATGAGCTAATTTTTCGATTCAGTTAGAACTAATATTCACTTCTTAACTTGCACTTCATCTTAATTTAGAATTTTATATTAAACacttatatacacacataaatgAAAAACAATTGTATTGCACTCCGGCTTAATTTAGAATTTTATGTTAAACACctatatacacacataaatgAAAAACAATTGTAATTATATAACTTTTTAGCAATGACAATTCAAATAAATCCCTCACCAAGACCATGACCTTTCGAGATAATCAATCGTTTTTAATCAACGTTATATTAAAAGgtcccttttttcttttattgcatggGCGAATTGCTATTATGTCCCTTCAATTCATTATTGAGAATGCAAGTGCTAACTGATTAGGAATAATTATACTTGACTAACTTATCTAAGCTTTCCACTACTTTTTGTGCCTTATGCTTTATttcgttttataaaaaaattggtGTATTAGAATTTTCATTATAAAGATGTGTTGTATCTAGTCTCACGCTTCATTTGTTGAAGGTAAAAAATTACTATGTTATCTTCAAAATATTAGCCTAATATGgttggattttaaaaaaaatttaacatttgataaaatttatttgactaCATGAACTTGATGAGTTCGATTTCTATCAATTGCTTGAACACTAGAACTTGGTAAGCTCAATTTTCCACCTTGGAATCTTCTCTCCGTTTTCTCTTTCCTACtccattacaaaaaataaaaatacaaaaacaaagagTGTCGTTTTCTAGTGTCCTAATTAGCTACCATATTTTATTTGGAAAGTCAAATAAGTTCATTATGAATTTAATTCAAATGCatgattttttcttcaattcttatgTTATCTTAACATtctattaataattattattatttcaaaaaatattaatgtCTAAACTCATTTTGATAGTAAAGTAATTTAAGCCTCATATTTGAAAGTTAGACGTTAAGATAGTATGAATTTTCCCTATTCCAAAATTCACAAATAACAACCTtccagagaaaattgaaggaaaggtgttttttaagtcttgaatgaaggatcggtgacattaaccaacttaaagggtcaaacatcattaggaaacttgattaagttaattgtagacttgattaatattttcaaaattttctaatcttttcaaaaatacaaatcaacccacaccccccttcaatccaaatcaaccgtctctctcctctctttctctcgacaacttctctcaactctctctgaaccaatagttctgcaaaattctcccttcaatccccgacgacttcaacctccggcgataaatagtcgggcgagttccctttcgactttcaaccgtcaatcgacgtgaatacttctccggcgacaacaacttcaagTTCTTTGTCGTCCCattttttttcacaggtaaaaaatcatgaagaaatagagaaacttgagccaactactcttctagtattggttaataatttcaatatttctagcttaaatttgaaatatggactgaataaaaccctaatttctggcatttcttcttcttgttgtcgaactattGATTCAGattattggtgattttttgtcacagttgatattcttagtgtgtgtgtgtgtgtatgtgatgtgttggtgttgctgggttgatttgttgtttgtcttggtaaaaatagtgttgAAATGGATGAaacatttgatgcaatagatgaaacatctaATGCGACAGatgaaaacatctgatgcaacgatgaaaatctgatgcaacagatgaacaatctaacagatcatttatctgttgcgacagatgactcttctgtttggaagaaatctaaaaaatattgatccaacagataactaattttccaatagatgagtgatatatttcaacagatcagtgatctgttttattgtttccaatagattacccattcgttgcaacaggttggttatatgttgcaacagataaattttctggtgcaacagatgagtgatctgtttttactatttccaacgaattactcatccgctgcaacagattagctatatgttgcaacagataaactaactggtgcaataaattagtgatctattttttatgattttcaatgctttactcattcgttgcaacggttaattatatgttgcaacctggtgcaatagattggtgatctgtttttatggtttccaatggattacttatccgttgcaacggattggttatatgttgcaacagataaactacctgatgcaacaaattagtgatctgttttatgatttccaatggattactcatccgttgtaatagattggttatatgttgcaacagataaactacctagtacaatagattagtgatctattttatggtttccaacggattactcatccgttgcaacaggttggttatatatgttgcaacagataaactacctggtgcaatagattagtgatctgtttttactatttccaacaaattactcatccttgcaataggttagttatatgttgcaacagataaccttcctggtacaacagatgagtgatttatttttactgtttccaatggattactcatccgagcaacaggtcggttatatgttgatACAAATAAACTacatggtgcaacagattagtgatctttttttatggttttcaatggtttactcatccattgcaacggttggttatatgttgcatcagataaaatacccgtgcaacagattagtgatctatttttattatttccaatggtttactcatccgttgcaataggtcggttatatgttacaacagataacatacctagtgcaacagatgtgtggtctgttgaaactattattttactgttgtgcatgttagatttattgttagccctttttaatgatgcattaatcaattataatctattttgtgttccttttaatttaagataatatggatcccaaaagaaaaaaaatcgaatcaaatccaagtaaaggaacaagtgcagcagctcggctacatccaccgctctatgagctttctttacaagcattatcCCAATCAGGAACAGAAGATAATGATCACGATAGTGCAAGCTTATCGTACATTTCAAATCTTctgtacattgctcaatagtgcaaGACAGAcgagttgaatttttttttggatacttGAACAAGACAGAGGAGTTGATAATTGttcttctgtggcccttgtatattactaataatgccttctgaagacttttgctCTAGCAAGATTTCTGCTGACGgcgtagacttttgcatagcgaATATCTTGTCATCAACAGAAATTCTTGCCGTAGCGAAAGTCTTGGGAAGGCATaactaggaatctctcaatatcacttgatattgagagattactattgatgcCTTTTGAAGACTTGCGCCCTGGCCAGAATTTCTGGTAaaggtgtagacttttgcatggcgaatatcttgtcctctatatgggggaagagcgatcagcagaaaggttaagagattgagctcatttgatttgtccactaactcgaGCAAAGTTTTTGATATGGTAATGAGCTttgagttacgtaatgtttgataggcttcgTAGAGTCGACTTagatcaaacgttatgtaacaccttgcttattaatttatcaaatcccttgaaggttggttgagcaagctgcacTGAGtaatgctcgataaaagtgagctattcaacgGTTGAGACCACATCTTgactgtgcatcaacatattttgacctaaaaacatacacaacgACCCTACatatatcctttaaggcttctaaagaaagtgttttgaagggctaCTAGAATACCACAACTTCAAAaatagtgttcctgatcgagctcacaaaagatTAGAAACTCTAAACTAACTTCAAAGACAACAATGATAAACTTGAAGACCTAAtcggcaagctggaggcaagcttgaaaattatcgggattcacatactacaacaagcctctTATCTTCTCCagggaatgttgaaagcatgctaaggcaataaaacacaaccaattaatccatattgctaaggaagtaatgacactcaatctgtcgttcaatctcgtttgtggttccgatcaggtcaacaatagTGGAACTAATCAGAACAACAAATAAGAAGGTGtgggatgtaatttaaaattcagaaactGACGTCTtagcttagattccttactttaactgcagttgttgtttgcgcaagttttctagacttattgtACATCACTTCAACCCTCGATGTTCGTAAGGctactttcttggtcttctacTATTATCTGGAATCTATATGATAATCCCGATAATGCTACCTAGATGCAGAtccctagcaaagtgaccatctccactatttttctcttagagaaaCAACAAACAGATTTTTCATTATCGGATACAATTTCATATTTCACTTGATacaaatttcttatgttttaagataatttcatcagctagatttgctagaagttactttctaccctatgtatcctcttcaattagctctcagatgatatattactaataatgccttctgaagactttcacTCTGGAAAGATTTCTGCTGAtgatgtagacttttgcatggcggatatcttgtcatcaacaGAAATTATTGTCATAGAGAAAGTCTTgggaaggcatgactaggaatctctcaatatcacttaatattgagagattactattgatgcCTTCTGAATACTTGCGCACTAGCAAGCATTTCTGGAGAtgatgtagacttttgcatggcggatatcttgttatttatattggagaaaaacgatcagcagaaaggttgagagattgagctcgtttgatttgtccaTTAAGTTGAGCAAAGTTTTTTATAGGGTATTGTGCCTGGAGTTATGTAACATTTGAaaggcttggtagagtcaatatagatcaaacgttatgtaactctttgtttattaatttatcaaatcccttgaaggttggttgagcaagccgcattgagcaacgctcgataaaagtgagttattcaatggttgggaccacatcttgagtgtgcatcaacacattttgatgTAAAATAAACACAACGACCTctcatgtatcctttaaggcttctgaagaaagtgttttgaaggccttcttcaatgccacaacttcgaagGAAAAactgttcctgatcgagctcacaagagaccagGAACTCTATATCAACTTTAAAGACGGCAACGACAAACTTGAAGACTGAAtcggcaagctggaggcaagcttgaaaattatcgggattcacatactacagaaagcctctgatcttctccaaggaatattgaaagcatgctaaggtaagaaaatacaatcaattaa
Coding sequences within:
- the LOC107878422 gene encoding E3 ubiquitin-protein ligase MARCHF4, with the protein product MQDLEATSGNSKTKELSNSSNNPEIKEADQITHEEVKETDDKGTKCREKIERSDEEVVVDIDENQGTEKVCRICHLNDESMEILQLGCDCKGELGVCHRHCAEAWFNQRGNRSCEICGKTAKNVETRVLEERPSRMMVIEWNQRAVEARRSSSYITNSSSTHNDCRWRCQQSCCNFLLACFVIAFTLPWFFRLNLP